The following proteins come from a genomic window of Hymenobacter canadensis:
- a CDS encoding aspartate kinase: protein MQESLQLKVYKFGGASVKDAAAIRNLGRIVQEYGAGAPLLIVVSAMGKTTNALEEIFQLAHKGQDFSGPLAVLREFHAGVATELGVADEAAPAGSAAPLLATLFEQLGDRLATLLPGDYDRQYDQIVSFGELLATCIVAKALGAQWLDCRPLIRTDHTWREGRVDWPTTERHLLAALPDLLAHGPIVTQGFVGGTASGQTTTLGREGSDYTAAIFAYCLQAKSVTIWKDVAGLLNADPKFFRDTVRYPEISYQETIEMAYYGASVIHPKTIKPLAVRRIPLLVKSFLDPSAEGTRIHDCRHGLLAPAFIRKDGQCLVSFESKDLTFISEENLEVIFGALAQVRLKIHLMQNSAISFSVCTDFSAYRLEKLLDLLRNQFTIHYNTGLELYTIKNYDAASIQRLTEGRELLLEQRTRQTFQVVCRGQA from the coding sequence ATGCAGGAATCTCTCCAGTTGAAAGTCTACAAGTTCGGCGGCGCCTCCGTGAAAGATGCGGCCGCCATCCGCAACCTCGGCCGCATTGTGCAGGAATATGGTGCCGGCGCGCCGCTGCTCATTGTGGTTTCGGCGATGGGCAAAACCACCAATGCACTGGAGGAGATTTTTCAGCTAGCCCACAAGGGCCAGGATTTCAGCGGCCCGCTGGCAGTACTGCGCGAGTTTCATGCGGGCGTAGCCACGGAGCTGGGCGTAGCCGACGAGGCAGCGCCGGCCGGCAGCGCCGCGCCGCTGCTGGCTACCCTATTCGAGCAGCTCGGCGACCGGCTGGCCACGCTCCTGCCCGGCGACTACGACCGGCAGTACGACCAGATTGTAAGTTTTGGGGAGCTGCTGGCGACGTGCATCGTAGCGAAGGCGCTGGGTGCCCAGTGGCTGGACTGCCGCCCTCTGATTCGCACGGACCACACCTGGCGCGAGGGCCGTGTAGACTGGCCCACCACGGAGCGCCACCTGCTGGCCGCCCTGCCCGACCTGCTGGCCCACGGCCCCATCGTGACGCAGGGCTTTGTGGGCGGCACGGCCAGCGGCCAGACCACCACGCTGGGCCGCGAGGGCTCCGACTACACGGCCGCCATCTTCGCCTACTGCCTGCAGGCTAAGTCGGTGACGATCTGGAAGGACGTGGCGGGCTTGCTGAACGCCGACCCTAAGTTTTTCCGGGACACGGTGCGCTACCCCGAAATCAGCTATCAGGAAACCATCGAAATGGCGTACTACGGCGCCAGTGTCATCCACCCCAAAACCATCAAGCCGCTGGCCGTGCGCCGGATTCCGCTGCTGGTAAAGTCGTTTCTGGACCCCAGCGCCGAGGGCACCCGCATCCACGACTGCCGCCACGGGCTGCTGGCGCCGGCCTTTATCCGCAAGGATGGGCAGTGCCTGGTGTCGTTTGAGAGCAAGGACCTCACGTTTATCTCCGAAGAGAATCTGGAGGTGATTTTCGGGGCGCTGGCGCAGGTGCGGCTCAAGATTCATCTGATGCAGAATTCGGCCATCAGCTTCTCGGTTTGCACCGACTTCTCGGCTTACCGCCTCGAAAAGCTGCTGGACTTGCTGCGCAACCAGTTCACCATCCATTACAACACAGGCCTGGAGCTCTACACCATCAAAAACTACGACGCGGCCAGCATCCAGCGCCTCACCGAAGGGCGTGAGCTGCTGCTGGAGCAACGCACGCGCCAGACGTTTCAGGTAGTATGCCGCGGGCAGGCGTAA
- a CDS encoding energy transducer TonB has translation MKKLSFALAVGLLACSVPALAQKTKVKVKTDGPAPETVAPEAEPAAAAPAHQVGNVSKTIPVAEYYEGGQDALYAFIEKEKKYPILARRNRIQGTCIVSFTLNTDGTMSGIKLVKNIGGGCGEEALRVVRLLQFKKPDYAVLTSLPIVFKLPVPGQAAATE, from the coding sequence ATGAAAAAACTCTCCTTCGCGCTGGCCGTGGGCCTGCTGGCCTGTTCGGTACCGGCTTTGGCGCAGAAAACCAAAGTAAAGGTCAAGACCGACGGACCCGCCCCGGAAACGGTGGCTCCGGAAGCGGAGCCGGCCGCAGCCGCCCCGGCTCACCAGGTAGGCAACGTGAGCAAAACCATTCCGGTAGCCGAGTACTACGAAGGCGGCCAGGATGCCCTGTATGCCTTCATCGAGAAAGAAAAGAAGTATCCCATTCTGGCCCGCCGCAACCGCATTCAGGGTACCTGCATCGTGAGCTTTACGCTGAACACGGACGGGACCATGTCGGGCATCAAACTGGTGAAGAATATTGGCGGCGGCTGCGGCGAAGAAGCCCTACGTGTAGTGCGCCTGCTCCAGTTCAAGAAGCCTGATTACGCCGTGCTGACCAGCCTGCCCATTGTATTTAAGCTGCCAGTTCCCGGCCAAGCCGCCGCAACTGAGTAA
- a CDS encoding Fur family transcriptional regulator has product MTFHSDHTPPTPGQLRDRLAKAGLRATRQRLTILECLLQLPGHPTAEQVHRQVVAQVPNLSLGTVYKALDSFVEVGLTRRVASAEGSSRRYDADCSAHHHLICTDTQEIMDFHDSQLDTLLQEFFAQRNMPGFQAHTFSLHITGEKVAG; this is encoded by the coding sequence GTGACCTTTCATTCCGACCATACGCCGCCCACTCCGGGCCAACTGCGCGACCGGCTGGCCAAAGCTGGCCTGCGGGCTACCCGGCAGCGCCTTACCATTCTGGAGTGCCTGCTGCAGCTGCCTGGGCATCCCACTGCCGAGCAGGTGCATCGACAGGTGGTGGCGCAGGTGCCCAACCTCTCGTTGGGTACCGTGTACAAAGCCCTCGACTCGTTTGTGGAAGTGGGGCTCACGCGCCGCGTGGCGTCGGCCGAAGGCTCTTCCCGCCGCTACGACGCCGACTGCTCAGCCCACCATCACCTGATCTGTACCGACACGCAGGAAATCATGGATTTCCACGATTCGCAGTTGGACACGCTGCTGCAGGAGTTCTTCGCGCAACGTAACATGCCCGGCTTTCAGGCCCATACCTTTTCGCTGCATATCACCGGCGAGAAGGTGGCAGGGTAA
- the yihA gene encoding ribosome biogenesis GTP-binding protein YihA/YsxC, whose translation MQIRDASFLMSNTRVDQCPPPTLPEYAFIGRSNVGKSSLINMLMERKGLAKTSSLPGKTQLINHFLVNKEWYLVDLPGYGYAKVSKDSRVQWGRMINFYLRQRENLSCVFVLIDSRHSAQAVDLEFMEMLGTEGIPFVMVFTKADKQSGSRTHQNVTEYMRKMSESWDEVPRHFVTSAEEKTGRDEVLAFIEDVNRQMAQTEEIV comes from the coding sequence ATGCAAATCCGTGACGCTTCTTTCTTAATGAGCAATACGCGGGTGGACCAGTGTCCACCGCCCACGCTTCCCGAATACGCTTTTATCGGCCGCTCCAACGTGGGAAAATCCTCGCTCATTAATATGCTGATGGAGCGCAAAGGCTTGGCAAAAACCTCTTCCCTGCCGGGTAAAACCCAGCTTATCAACCACTTTCTGGTCAACAAAGAGTGGTATCTGGTCGATTTACCGGGCTATGGCTACGCAAAAGTCAGCAAGGATAGCCGCGTGCAATGGGGCCGGATGATCAATTTCTATCTCCGCCAGCGCGAAAACCTGTCCTGCGTATTTGTGCTGATTGACTCGCGTCATTCGGCGCAGGCCGTGGATCTGGAGTTTATGGAAATGCTGGGCACTGAGGGCATTCCGTTTGTGATGGTGTTCACGAAAGCCGACAAACAATCGGGTAGCCGCACGCACCAGAACGTGACGGAATATATGCGCAAAATGAGTGAATCGTGGGACGAGGTGCCACGGCATTTCGTTACGTCAGCGGAGGAGAAAACCGGCCGCGATGAGGTGCTGGCGTTCATTGAGGACGTGAACCGGCAGATGGCCCAAACGGAGGAGATTGTGTAG
- a CDS encoding DUF5606 family protein, producing MPYDLKEIAAISGMPGLYRLVKPTRAGVIVEALNEQATRSVASARNKVSLLQEISIYTQDYDQTVPLTDVFDRIYQKHGSSLALTHKSDDRDLTAFMGEIIPDYDRDRVYMSDIKKLVQWYHVVSSRLEYQAAEEATETPETADADASAATPAKKAAKKADDDATEEKPKAKKKAAEPAEAEETEKPAKKSPKKKD from the coding sequence ATGCCCTACGACCTGAAGGAAATTGCCGCTATCAGCGGAATGCCCGGTCTGTACCGCCTCGTGAAGCCCACCCGCGCTGGCGTTATCGTGGAAGCCCTCAATGAGCAGGCGACCCGCTCCGTGGCTTCGGCCCGCAACAAGGTGTCGCTGCTGCAGGAGATTTCCATCTACACCCAGGATTACGACCAGACGGTACCGCTGACGGACGTTTTCGACCGGATTTACCAGAAGCACGGCAGCAGCCTGGCCCTCACCCACAAGTCGGATGACCGGGACCTGACAGCGTTCATGGGCGAAATCATCCCCGATTACGACCGGGACCGGGTGTATATGTCCGACATCAAGAAGCTGGTGCAGTGGTACCACGTAGTTAGCAGCCGCCTGGAGTATCAGGCAGCTGAAGAAGCTACCGAAACGCCGGAAACTGCTGACGCCGACGCATCGGCCGCAACGCCAGCGAAGAAAGCAGCGAAAAAAGCCGACGACGACGCTACTGAAGAAAAGCCGAAGGCCAAGAAGAAAGCCGCTGAGCCCGCTGAAGCTGAAGAAACCGAGAAGCCCGCTAAGAAAAGCCCCAAAAAGAAAGACTAG
- the fbp gene encoding class 1 fructose-bisphosphatase, whose amino-acid sequence MNQHDKLALPVGTTLDRFIMRKQEDFPYATGELSQLLRDIALAAKIVNREINRSGLIDIAGAYGNRNVQGEDQQKLDVIANIRFIRALRNGGEVCTIISEEDEEVIQTGNVQGKYIVAIDPLDGSSNIDVNVSIGTIFSIYRRVSPTGTEGTMADCLQSGTHQVAAGYVIYGSSTMMVYTTGNGVNGFTYEPSLGEFFLSHPNIQSPKSGSVYSVNEGSSASFSPGMAAYVAHCKDQGFSARYIGSLVADFHRNLLKGGIYIYPSTQKSPKGKLRLMYECNPLAFIVEQAGGKSSNGYMRTMEIEPLDMHDRSPLFIGSIDLVNQAEEFMARELAQAE is encoded by the coding sequence ATGAATCAACACGACAAGCTGGCGCTGCCCGTAGGCACTACTCTGGACCGTTTCATCATGCGTAAGCAGGAAGATTTTCCATATGCCACCGGCGAGCTAAGCCAGTTGCTGCGCGATATTGCGCTGGCGGCCAAAATCGTGAACCGCGAAATCAACCGCTCCGGCCTCATCGATATTGCCGGCGCTTACGGCAACCGCAACGTGCAGGGCGAAGACCAGCAGAAGCTCGACGTCATTGCCAACATCCGCTTCATCCGAGCCCTGCGCAACGGCGGCGAGGTGTGCACCATCATCAGTGAGGAAGACGAGGAAGTCATCCAGACCGGCAACGTGCAGGGCAAGTACATCGTGGCCATCGACCCGCTCGACGGCTCCAGCAACATTGATGTGAACGTGTCTATCGGCACCATCTTCAGCATCTACCGGCGGGTATCGCCCACCGGCACCGAAGGCACCATGGCCGACTGCCTGCAGTCCGGCACCCACCAGGTGGCGGCCGGCTACGTGATTTACGGTTCCAGCACCATGATGGTGTACACCACCGGCAACGGCGTCAACGGCTTCACTTACGAGCCCAGCCTGGGCGAGTTTTTCCTTTCGCACCCCAACATTCAGTCGCCGAAATCCGGCAGTGTGTACTCCGTAAACGAAGGCAGCTCGGCTTCCTTCTCGCCCGGCATGGCCGCCTACGTGGCGCACTGCAAGGACCAGGGCTTCTCGGCCCGCTACATCGGCTCGCTAGTGGCCGACTTCCACCGCAACCTGCTCAAAGGCGGCATCTATATCTATCCGTCCACCCAGAAGTCGCCGAAGGGCAAGTTGCGGCTCATGTACGAGTGCAACCCGCTGGCTTTCATTGTGGAGCAGGCCGGCGGCAAGTCCAGCAATGGATACATGCGCACCATGGAAATCGAGCCGCTCGACATGCACGACCGGAGCCCGTTGTTCATTGGCTCCATCGATCTGGTGAACCAGGCAGAGGAGTTTATGGCCCGCGAGCTGGCTCAGGCAGAGTAG